A single Nicotiana tabacum cultivar K326 chromosome 5, ASM71507v2, whole genome shotgun sequence DNA region contains:
- the LOC142181137 gene encoding cuscuta receptor 1-like, translating into MKCLGLSNLRVLLLEGYKINDIIILCLGTHIGLKKLEKLYPSENSFNSDIFSSLKDLPSLTHLDLSYNEIDEKIEMSDIVALSNLKFLNLQNNKFESFVTAKGSEEVALVVVEKKLVHHHFRAKPNPPQVPLSFLHKLHLSPVVLLQFQSFFFPSGSNL; encoded by the exons ATGAAATGTCTAGGTTTGAGCAACTTAAGGGTGCTCTTGTTGGAAGGTTACAAAATCAATGACATCATTATCCTTT GTCTTGGTACACATATTGGActgaagaagttagagaaactctaTCCGAGTGAAAATAGCTTCAATTCCGATATCTTTTCATCTCTAAAGGATCTTCCATCTCTCACGCATCTGGATCTCTCGTACAATGAAATAgatgaaaaaattgaaatgaGTG ATATAGTTGCTCTGAGCAATTTGAAATTTCTGAATCTCCAGAATAACAAATTTGAGAGCTTTGTGACTGCCAAAG gttcggaggaggttgcgttggtggtggtggaaaagaagcttgttcatcaccacttccgggcgaagccgaatcctccgcaagttccgctatcatttcttcataagcttcatctatcgccggttgtgcttctgcaatttcaaagtttcttctttccgagcggatccaatctctaa